From the genome of Desulfobaculum xiamenense, one region includes:
- a CDS encoding PAS domain S-box protein, giving the protein MPKQTIIYAVFGIYLAALLTIALAVERSPSLRKRVSDSPLVYALSLAVYHTVWSFYGITGQAATSGLAYLTTHIGSTLGICLWPSVLRRIIRIKRRQRITSVADFLSISYGRSQGVAMLVTIIAVIGSLPYVSLQIKGILASLTIMTEAEGTAHALHGPILVTIMILFTILAGVRRIDPTERHQGMVAAVAAESIVKLVAFVTVGIVVTYSLNDGFGDLFRRAAASPWAELTGLSMERESSYASWMTGMILAMNAILFLPRQFHVAVVENSDERHIRHAIWILPLYMLLFSFFAFPLALSGLLAGMPIDQADTFVLSIPHANNMPWLAGLAFFGGFSAGLSMVMITTMTMANMITNHLLLPMVEIIPPLGGLRRRLLQCRWAVVAMFILLGYGFNAMVGESYMLVRMGSISFAAVLQFAPAAIGGLYWSRASRAGALSGLGAGFAVWCHTLLLPAFIRSGWLSASILSEGPFGIALLVPERLLGLTAMDSIAHGVFWSMLVNISCYITVSLASTPVRSDAPDHELFMDDSTARELSLPLTEHLQRNIPLAERAQRIERLFHDYYSPEQAHAHTQTSIRAVIDDERDVITIEELMRIRDHVERTLTGSLGAAMARRALHREPLFDEGEQRQLAQMYANILTELHVPPNELRRRINFHQEREALLTAHADELAQANRQLRAAEEKYRSIFENGVEGMFQSTPDGRFMSANPSMARILGYDTPEDLVASITDIGTQVYASPLDRQDLIAQLTKNGFVAGHEHQIRRKDGSRRWVEIHARLVRDETGAPAHIDGTLKDISKRKQAEAEILRASRYVKSIIDSMPSIMISVDEELRVTHWNLAAESATGLASDSALNRYIGDVYAVFEPQTPALRTALETGTPQRLEKIPRLRDESLRYIEIMIYPMSAEGKKEAVIREDDVTERVRMEEMMIQTEKMMSVGGLAAGMAHEINNPLGGILQATQNIRRRLSTELEANRRVAEEVACPLDHMLEYMRKRKILDMLDGIRESGERAARIVANMLEFSRRSESKKTFHDMGELLDRTLDLAAKDYDLKKSYDFRHVTIVRDYSPDVPAVPCIASELEQVFLNILKNAAQAMTFHGSSGPPTITIRTLLHNGMARVDITDNGPGMDEHTRLQVFKPFFTTKAVGIGTGLGLSVSYFIITTNHGGQFTVESAPGKGATFSIRLPIPQRDDAHLPPEIS; this is encoded by the coding sequence ATGCCCAAGCAAACCATCATCTATGCGGTGTTCGGCATCTATCTGGCGGCACTGCTCACAATCGCTCTCGCCGTCGAGCGCTCGCCCAGCCTGCGCAAGCGCGTCTCCGACAGCCCGCTTGTCTACGCGCTATCGCTCGCCGTGTACCACACCGTGTGGAGCTTCTACGGCATCACGGGTCAGGCAGCCACGTCCGGACTCGCGTATCTGACCACCCACATCGGCTCGACACTCGGCATCTGCCTGTGGCCGTCCGTGCTCCGCCGCATCATTCGCATCAAGCGGCGCCAGCGCATCACCAGTGTGGCTGACTTCCTGTCCATCAGCTACGGCCGATCACAGGGCGTTGCCATGCTCGTCACCATCATCGCCGTGATCGGCTCACTCCCTTACGTCTCCCTGCAAATCAAAGGGATACTCGCTTCGTTGACCATCATGACGGAAGCCGAAGGCACCGCCCACGCCCTGCACGGCCCCATCCTCGTCACGATCATGATCCTATTCACCATTCTCGCAGGAGTACGGCGAATCGACCCAACGGAGCGACATCAAGGCATGGTCGCCGCCGTGGCCGCGGAGTCCATAGTCAAGCTCGTGGCCTTCGTCACCGTCGGCATTGTGGTGACCTATTCCCTGAACGACGGTTTCGGGGACCTCTTCCGGCGAGCCGCAGCCTCTCCGTGGGCAGAACTGACCGGCCTCTCCATGGAACGAGAATCATCCTATGCCTCGTGGATGACGGGCATGATCCTCGCCATGAACGCCATCCTCTTCCTGCCCCGGCAATTCCACGTGGCCGTGGTGGAAAACTCGGACGAACGCCATATCCGCCACGCCATATGGATATTGCCGCTCTACATGCTGCTGTTTTCCTTCTTCGCCTTCCCGCTGGCGCTCAGTGGGCTGCTCGCGGGAATGCCCATCGATCAGGCGGATACCTTCGTCCTAAGCATCCCACACGCCAACAACATGCCGTGGCTGGCCGGGCTGGCCTTCTTCGGCGGCTTCTCCGCCGGGCTGAGCATGGTCATGATCACGACCATGACCATGGCGAACATGATAACCAACCATCTCCTGCTGCCCATGGTGGAAATCATTCCACCACTTGGCGGACTTCGGCGCAGGCTTCTCCAGTGTCGATGGGCCGTGGTCGCCATGTTCATCCTTCTCGGCTACGGCTTCAATGCCATGGTCGGCGAAAGCTATATGCTGGTGCGCATGGGCAGCATTTCCTTCGCTGCCGTGCTGCAATTCGCCCCAGCGGCCATCGGCGGACTCTACTGGTCACGGGCAAGCCGCGCAGGTGCGCTGTCAGGACTCGGCGCTGGCTTCGCCGTCTGGTGCCACACGCTGCTGTTGCCCGCCTTCATTCGCAGCGGCTGGCTTTCCGCCAGCATTCTGAGCGAGGGCCCCTTCGGTATCGCCCTACTCGTTCCGGAACGGCTCCTCGGGCTGACAGCCATGGACTCCATCGCCCATGGCGTGTTCTGGTCCATGCTCGTCAACATTAGCTGCTATATCACCGTCTCCCTCGCCTCCACACCCGTGCGAAGCGATGCGCCCGATCATGAATTGTTCATGGACGACAGTACAGCTCGCGAACTCTCCCTGCCGCTGACGGAACACCTCCAACGCAACATCCCACTTGCCGAACGTGCGCAACGCATCGAACGCCTGTTCCACGACTACTACTCCCCGGAACAGGCGCATGCGCACACGCAGACGAGCATACGCGCCGTGATTGACGATGAAAGGGACGTCATTACCATCGAGGAACTCATGCGCATCCGCGACCATGTGGAGCGCACACTCACCGGAAGCCTCGGTGCGGCCATGGCCCGGCGCGCCCTGCACCGCGAACCGCTCTTCGACGAAGGGGAGCAAAGGCAACTCGCGCAGATGTATGCAAACATTCTGACGGAACTGCACGTCCCGCCGAACGAATTGCGCAGGCGCATCAATTTCCATCAGGAACGCGAGGCTCTACTCACGGCCCACGCGGACGAACTCGCACAGGCCAACCGGCAACTGCGCGCCGCCGAGGAAAAATACCGCTCCATCTTCGAAAATGGCGTGGAAGGCATGTTCCAGTCCACCCCGGACGGCAGATTCATGAGCGCCAATCCGTCCATGGCGCGCATACTCGGCTACGACACGCCGGAGGATCTCGTCGCCTCAATCACCGACATCGGCACGCAGGTCTACGCCTCGCCACTTGATCGGCAGGATCTCATTGCCCAACTCACAAAAAACGGTTTCGTGGCCGGACACGAGCATCAGATACGCAGAAAGGACGGTAGCCGCCGATGGGTCGAAATCCACGCCCGCCTCGTGCGCGACGAAACCGGCGCACCAGCCCACATCGACGGAACCCTCAAGGACATCTCCAAACGCAAACAGGCCGAGGCCGAAATCCTGCGCGCCAGCCGCTATGTAAAAAGCATCATCGACTCCATGCCATCAATCATGATCTCCGTGGACGAGGAGCTACGCGTCACACACTGGAATCTCGCCGCTGAATCCGCAACTGGGCTCGCAAGCGACAGCGCCCTCAACCGCTACATCGGCGACGTGTATGCCGTCTTCGAACCGCAGACGCCTGCCCTACGCACCGCGCTGGAGACGGGCACGCCACAGCGGCTGGAGAAAATCCCTCGCCTGCGCGATGAATCGCTGCGCTACATCGAAATAATGATCTATCCCATGTCTGCGGAAGGAAAGAAGGAGGCCGTCATCCGTGAGGACGACGTGACCGAGCGCGTGCGCATGGAAGAGATGATGATCCAGACGGAGAAGATGATGTCCGTCGGCGGACTTGCGGCAGGAATGGCCCACGAGATCAACAACCCCCTCGGCGGCATACTTCAGGCCACGCAGAACATACGCCGCCGCCTCTCAACGGAACTGGAGGCGAACCGACGCGTCGCCGAAGAGGTGGCCTGTCCGCTCGACCACATGCTGGAGTACATGCGCAAACGCAAGATTCTCGACATGCTCGACGGAATCCGCGAATCCGGGGAACGCGCCGCAAGGATCGTCGCCAACATGCTGGAATTCAGCCGCCGTAGCGAATCGAAGAAGACCTTCCACGACATGGGCGAACTGCTGGACCGCACACTCGATCTCGCCGCCAAGGACTACGATCTGAAGAAGAGCTACGACTTCAGACACGTCACCATCGTCCGCGACTACTCGCCGGACGTGCCCGCCGTTCCCTGCATCGCCTCGGAACTCGAACAGGTATTCCTGAACATTCTCAAAAACGCGGCGCAGGCCATGACGTTCCATGGCTCGTCCGGACCGCCGACCATCACCATCCGGACACTGCTGCACAACGGCATGGCCCGCGTGGACATCACGGACAACGGTCCGGGCATGGACGAGCACACCAGACTGCAGGTCTTCAAACCCTTCTTCACCACCAAGGCCGTCGGCATCGGAACGGGCCTCGGGCTTTCCGTTTCGTACTTCATCATCACCACGAACCACGGTGGTCAATTCACCGTCGAGAGCGCACCCGGCAAGGGGGCGACCTTCAGCATCCGGCTTCCCATCCCACAGCGGGACGACGCTCACCTTCCGCCTGAAATCTCATGA
- a CDS encoding methyl-accepting chemotaxis protein — translation MRFNFNRKLLAGVLAVIVVLACTLTGVNLYKAKSALGFFGGEFLGNTGQMLRDVAQMQDANLRQVLGNEIERFRKDVDLQMGFWLNRNTLRKEAVIDQESGKSEQMEFPELNLGDQVLFGSTRLVDGIRESSGLHATVFQVLPGRLLRVSTSIRKDDGSRAIGTSIPASSPVYTTVMKGETFFGRARVLGRDFLTAYAPSKDFDGNIVAVIFVGVEVLNSNLEKLIGEVNVAGRGYAFVCNSQGKLLVHPKHDGEDMTSLAPGLWDAVRAGKTGLVKYDDMGHERVAYVEYFEPWDWFIVVSIGRDEMMLGADRELVVASAVVVVVGMLLAALVLVFVLRRLLRPLDDLSAVTRRIAEGDLDASCSYDGADAIGRTVQSVNAMVGELKHRLGFAQGVLEGITLPCSVVSADNRMVFINRQKMEIMERPGAPEDYYGATSGAFYFHDDAKVTLAMRSMQEGRKLSADVPLTTVSGKDFLINSTCTPIHDLDGKPIGALVIWFDLTDMKLKERQIGEQRDRIAEAARLADRVAEQVSSASEELAAQIEEASRGMDEQRKRTSEAASAMEQMNSSVLDVARNAGGAAELSEGARGRAQGGAAAVEEMVTIIDTVSARTDELRERMAELVGQADGIGDIMGVISDIADQTNLLALNAAIEAARAGDAGRGFAVVADEVRKLAEKTMNATREVASHIETIQTSARQSMQSTEQAAQAVRETTARADKSGESLREIVRMVETSSDQVRAIATAAEQQSAASEQINRSTDEINMIASECAESMAQSAQAVSDLAALAVELREITMQMRD, via the coding sequence ATGCGTTTCAATTTCAACAGGAAGCTCCTTGCGGGGGTTCTTGCGGTCATCGTGGTGCTCGCCTGTACGTTGACCGGGGTGAATCTGTACAAGGCGAAATCGGCACTCGGATTCTTCGGTGGAGAGTTCCTCGGCAACACGGGGCAGATGCTCCGGGACGTCGCGCAGATGCAGGACGCGAATCTGCGGCAGGTTCTCGGCAACGAAATCGAACGGTTCCGCAAGGACGTGGACCTGCAGATGGGCTTCTGGCTGAACCGCAATACGTTGCGCAAGGAAGCCGTCATCGATCAGGAAAGCGGAAAGTCCGAGCAGATGGAGTTTCCAGAATTGAACCTTGGCGATCAGGTGCTGTTTGGCAGCACGCGCCTTGTGGACGGCATTCGCGAGTCCTCCGGACTGCACGCCACGGTCTTTCAGGTCCTTCCCGGCAGGCTTCTGCGCGTATCGACCAGCATCCGCAAGGATGACGGCTCGCGTGCGATCGGAACCAGCATTCCCGCCTCCAGTCCCGTCTACACCACAGTCATGAAGGGCGAGACCTTCTTCGGCCGCGCCCGCGTGCTCGGGCGCGACTTCCTGACGGCCTATGCCCCTTCCAAGGATTTCGACGGAAATATCGTCGCCGTCATCTTCGTCGGCGTGGAAGTGCTCAATTCCAATCTCGAAAAGCTGATCGGCGAGGTCAACGTCGCCGGGCGTGGCTATGCCTTCGTCTGCAATTCGCAGGGGAAGCTCCTCGTGCATCCGAAGCATGACGGCGAGGACATGACCTCGCTTGCCCCCGGACTGTGGGACGCTGTGAGGGCCGGGAAGACCGGACTCGTCAAGTACGATGACATGGGGCACGAACGCGTGGCCTACGTCGAATACTTCGAGCCGTGGGACTGGTTCATCGTGGTCAGCATCGGACGGGACGAGATGATGCTCGGCGCGGATCGCGAACTTGTCGTGGCGAGTGCCGTGGTGGTTGTTGTCGGCATGCTGCTGGCCGCGCTGGTGCTCGTGTTCGTGCTGCGGCGGTTGCTGCGGCCGCTGGATGATCTGTCGGCCGTGACGCGGCGCATCGCTGAGGGCGATCTCGACGCCAGCTGTAGCTATGACGGTGCGGACGCCATCGGGCGCACCGTGCAGTCCGTGAACGCCATGGTCGGCGAACTGAAGCATCGGCTTGGCTTCGCCCAGGGCGTGCTGGAGGGCATTACCCTGCCCTGTTCCGTGGTCAGCGCCGATAACCGGATGGTGTTCATCAATAGGCAGAAGATGGAGATCATGGAGCGCCCCGGCGCACCGGAGGACTACTACGGCGCCACGTCTGGAGCCTTCTATTTCCATGACGATGCCAAGGTCACGCTGGCTATGCGGTCCATGCAGGAGGGACGGAAACTGTCGGCCGACGTGCCGCTGACGACCGTCTCCGGCAAGGACTTCCTCATCAATTCAACCTGTACGCCCATTCATGATCTGGACGGCAAGCCCATCGGTGCGCTGGTCATCTGGTTCGACCTTACGGACATGAAGCTCAAGGAGCGCCAGATCGGCGAGCAACGCGACCGCATCGCCGAGGCCGCACGTCTCGCGGACCGCGTGGCGGAGCAGGTTTCGTCCGCATCCGAGGAACTCGCGGCCCAGATTGAGGAGGCCAGCCGAGGTATGGACGAGCAGCGCAAGCGTACGTCCGAGGCCGCCTCGGCCATGGAGCAGATGAATTCCTCTGTGCTGGATGTGGCCCGCAATGCGGGCGGTGCGGCGGAACTCTCCGAGGGTGCCCGAGGTCGGGCGCAGGGCGGAGCCGCAGCCGTGGAGGAGATGGTGACCATCATCGACACGGTTTCCGCGCGGACCGACGAACTGCGCGAGCGCATGGCGGAACTCGTGGGGCAGGCCGACGGTATCGGCGACATCATGGGCGTGATTTCGGACATTGCGGACCAGACCAATCTGCTCGCGCTCAATGCGGCCATCGAGGCGGCTCGCGCTGGAGACGCCGGACGCGGTTTTGCCGTGGTGGCCGACGAGGTGCGCAAGCTGGCCGAGAAGACCATGAACGCTACGCGCGAGGTCGCCTCCCATATCGAGACGATCCAGACGAGCGCCCGCCAGAGTATGCAGAGCACGGAGCAGGCCGCGCAGGCCGTGCGCGAGACCACCGCCCGTGCGGACAAGTCCGGCGAATCGCTGCGCGAGATTGTGCGCATGGTGGAGACCAGCTCCGATCAGGTGCGGGCCATTGCCACCGCTGCGGAGCAGCAGTCCGCGGCGAGTGAGCAGATCAATCGCTCCACGGACGAGATCAACATGATCGCCTCGGAATGTGCCGAATCCATGGCGCAGTCCGCGCAGGCCGTGTCGGATCTGGCGGCGTTGGCCGTGGAGCTTCGCGAGATAACCATGCAGATGCGCGACTGA
- a CDS encoding alanine/glycine:cation symporter family protein, with translation MELLQLLDRIDSFVWGPPLLFLLVGTGAYLTVRLGLLQVFKLPLALKYVFTREKDTAHPGDVSPFAALCTALSATIGTGNIVGVATALKAGGPGALFWMWLAAFFGMATKYAEALLAVKYRVTDENGQMSGGPMYYLERGLGNRFLARMFAVFGIGVAFLGIGTFPQVNAITDASAGAFGIPKLVTAAVLTTLVAMVTLGGIRRISETARRIVPFMAIFYILASLTILVLNLDKLPATVALIIESAFAPEAAFGGAVGVTMLLAMRNGVARGVFSNESGLGSAPIAAAAARTDSCVRQGLISMTGTFFDTIVICTMTGVVLVMTGTWNDPNLAGADMTNAAFNIGLGTQLGQYVVTIGLMFFAFTTILGWNYYGERCTEYLVGVKGIRPFKIVYILLVASGAFLKLEAIWLLADIVNGLMAIPNLIGLLGLSGVVVAETRAYFATRAASAKGTCCCTD, from the coding sequence ATGGAATTGTTGCAGCTACTTGACCGCATCGACTCGTTCGTCTGGGGCCCCCCGCTTCTCTTCCTGCTCGTGGGCACCGGAGCCTACCTCACCGTCCGCCTCGGACTGTTGCAGGTATTCAAGCTGCCATTGGCGCTCAAGTACGTCTTCACCCGCGAGAAGGACACGGCTCACCCCGGCGACGTATCCCCCTTCGCCGCGCTGTGCACGGCTCTGTCCGCGACCATCGGCACGGGCAACATCGTCGGCGTGGCCACGGCCCTCAAGGCTGGCGGCCCGGGCGCGCTGTTCTGGATGTGGCTGGCCGCGTTCTTCGGCATGGCCACCAAGTACGCCGAAGCTTTGCTGGCCGTGAAGTACCGCGTCACCGACGAGAACGGCCAGATGTCCGGCGGCCCCATGTACTATCTGGAGCGAGGACTCGGTAACCGCTTCCTCGCCCGCATGTTCGCGGTGTTCGGCATCGGCGTGGCCTTCCTCGGCATCGGCACCTTCCCGCAGGTGAACGCCATCACCGACGCCTCGGCCGGAGCCTTCGGCATTCCGAAGCTCGTCACCGCCGCAGTGCTGACCACGCTGGTGGCAATGGTCACCCTCGGTGGCATCCGCCGCATCTCCGAGACGGCCAGACGCATCGTGCCGTTCATGGCCATCTTCTACATTCTGGCCTCGCTCACCATTCTCGTGCTGAACCTCGACAAGCTGCCCGCGACCGTTGCGCTCATCATCGAATCCGCCTTCGCGCCGGAAGCGGCCTTCGGCGGAGCGGTGGGCGTGACCATGCTCCTCGCCATGCGAAACGGCGTTGCCCGAGGCGTGTTCTCCAACGAATCCGGCCTCGGCAGCGCACCCATCGCCGCAGCGGCGGCGCGTACCGACTCCTGCGTGCGTCAGGGACTCATCTCCATGACCGGCACCTTCTTCGACACCATCGTCATCTGCACGATGACGGGCGTGGTGCTCGTGATGACCGGCACGTGGAACGACCCGAATCTCGCCGGAGCGGACATGACCAACGCCGCCTTCAACATCGGCCTCGGCACGCAGCTCGGCCAGTACGTGGTCACCATCGGCCTCATGTTCTTCGCCTTCACCACCATCCTCGGCTGGAACTACTACGGCGAGCGCTGCACGGAATACCTCGTGGGCGTCAAGGGCATCCGCCCGTTCAAAATCGTGTACATCCTGCTCGTGGCATCGGGCGCGTTCCTGAAGCTCGAAGCCATCTGGCTGCTCGCCGACATCGTGAACGGCCTCATGGCCATCCCGAACCTCATCGGCCTGCTCGGCCTGTCGGGTGTTGTGGTCGCGGAAACCCGCGCCTACTTCGCCACCCGCGCCGCCAGCGCCAAGGGCACCTGCTGCTGCACGGACTGA
- a CDS encoding RNA recognition motif domain-containing protein: MSKNIYVGNLTWGATDADLRSLFSQYGEVTSARVIEDRETGRSRGFGFVEMEDNGALQAIQELNGTKFQGRDLKVNEAQPRESRPRRF; the protein is encoded by the coding sequence TTGTCCAAGAACATCTATGTCGGCAATCTGACCTGGGGCGCTACTGATGCGGACCTTCGTTCCCTGTTCTCCCAGTACGGCGAAGTGACCTCCGCCCGTGTCATCGAAGATCGCGAGACCGGCCGCTCCCGTGGCTTCGGCTTCGTTGAGATGGAAGACAACGGCGCGCTGCAGGCCATCCAGGAGCTGAACGGAACCAAGTTCCAGGGCCGTGACCTCAAGGTCAACGAAGCCCAGCCCCGCGAGAGCCGTCCCCGCCGCTTCTAG
- a CDS encoding TRAP transporter TatT component family protein: MTDTSRPQPKAASGCALALLCAALVIVCGCVPYSSARMGNALSLAILNQDDPETVRDGAPAFLLLADSFIEASPRDPSMLAAGAKLYAVYSALFAPSADRATRLAERARQYGNRALCASLPTLCDLSAMHHEEFERQLAKAEVNAVPALNAFVVGNLAWIQARRGDWNALADLPRLQSALERIVALNERYDNGSPHVYLGILHTLRPPSLGGHPELGRKHFERAIEISKGRDLGAKVAFAAGYARLMYDRELHDRLIAEVLAADPREKGLTLLNTMAIRRARQLAATADSHF; the protein is encoded by the coding sequence GTGACCGATACATCCCGCCCCCAGCCAAAAGCGGCCTCCGGCTGCGCGCTTGCGCTTCTGTGCGCGGCACTCGTCATCGTCTGCGGGTGCGTGCCCTACTCCTCGGCCCGCATGGGCAACGCGCTCTCCCTCGCCATCCTCAATCAGGACGACCCGGAAACCGTTCGAGATGGCGCTCCTGCCTTCCTGCTGCTGGCGGACAGCTTCATCGAGGCCTCTCCTCGCGATCCGTCCATGCTGGCGGCGGGGGCCAAGCTCTACGCCGTCTACTCGGCCCTCTTCGCTCCCTCGGCGGACCGGGCCACGCGCCTTGCCGAGCGCGCCCGCCAGTATGGCAACCGGGCACTCTGCGCCAGCCTGCCCACACTGTGCGACCTTTCGGCGATGCACCACGAGGAATTCGAAAGACAGCTCGCCAAGGCGGAAGTGAACGCCGTACCGGCGCTCAATGCTTTCGTCGTAGGAAATCTGGCGTGGATTCAGGCCCGGCGCGGCGACTGGAACGCCCTTGCCGATCTTCCCCGCCTCCAGAGCGCGCTGGAGCGCATCGTCGCGCTCAACGAGCGCTACGACAACGGCTCGCCCCACGTCTATCTCGGCATCCTGCACACACTGCGCCCCCCGTCGCTCGGCGGGCATCCAGAACTCGGGCGCAAGCATTTCGAACGCGCCATTGAAATCTCGAAGGGGCGGGACCTCGGCGCAAAGGTCGCCTTTGCGGCAGGTTACGCGCGCCTCATGTACGACAGGGAACTGCACGACCGGCTCATCGCCGAGGTGCTCGCAGCCGACCCGCGCGAAAAAGGCCTCACGCTCCTGAACACGATGGCCATCCGACGCGCCAGGCAGCTCGCAGCCACTGCGGACAGCCATTTCTGA
- the dctP gene encoding TRAP transporter substrate-binding protein DctP, with product MRSSRPVLALLALFVMIACASATHAAQTIKIATAAPEGSEWMNTMRAAAEAITRQTDGRVAFKFYGGGVMGNEKSVLRKIRIGQLQGGMFTLGQLADVCPDLNLYGLPLTYRSDDEIDHVRAKFDAVLLKALADAGFVSFGFASGGAAMLMGDAPITHFEAIKGRKVWIPEGDRMGYAVMEALGIAPVTLPITDVLTGLQAGLLDIVAAPPSGAIILQWHTRVRAITNTPITFTFGTMAIDARIFSKLNEADQKTLEDVFGTVMRNFDISNRKDNQDAANALVAQGLTFVEPNAEDLEWARGVARSVTDRLADEGLFDRTHYLEIQSLLDALRAPATP from the coding sequence ATGCGAAGCTCACGTCCTGTACTCGCCCTGCTCGCTCTCTTCGTGATGATCGCCTGCGCCAGCGCGACGCACGCGGCCCAGACGATCAAGATCGCCACGGCCGCGCCCGAAGGCTCCGAATGGATGAACACCATGCGCGCGGCAGCCGAGGCGATCACCCGCCAGACCGACGGACGCGTCGCCTTCAAGTTCTACGGCGGCGGAGTCATGGGCAACGAGAAAAGCGTGCTGCGCAAAATTCGCATCGGCCAATTGCAGGGCGGGATGTTCACCCTCGGCCAACTTGCGGACGTCTGCCCGGACCTGAACCTCTACGGCCTGCCGCTGACCTACCGCTCGGACGACGAAATCGACCATGTCCGCGCGAAGTTCGACGCTGTACTGCTCAAGGCCCTTGCCGACGCGGGCTTCGTGAGCTTCGGCTTCGCCAGCGGCGGCGCGGCCATGCTCATGGGGGACGCGCCCATCACGCACTTCGAGGCCATTAAGGGGCGCAAGGTCTGGATTCCTGAAGGCGACCGCATGGGCTACGCCGTCATGGAAGCCCTCGGCATCGCGCCCGTCACCCTGCCCATCACGGACGTGCTTACCGGCCTTCAGGCTGGTCTCTTGGACATCGTAGCCGCGCCGCCCTCCGGGGCGATCATCCTGCAATGGCACACGCGCGTGCGCGCCATCACCAACACGCCCATCACCTTCACCTTCGGCACCATGGCCATCGATGCCCGCATCTTCTCGAAACTGAACGAGGCGGACCAGAAAACGCTGGAGGACGTGTTCGGCACGGTCATGCGAAACTTCGACATCTCCAACCGCAAGGACAATCAGGATGCGGCTAATGCGCTCGTCGCACAGGGGCTGACATTCGTGGAGCCGAACGCCGAAGACCTCGAATGGGCACGCGGTGTCGCGCGTTCCGTCACCGACAGGCTGGCCGACGAAGGACTGTTCGACAGGACACACTATCTCGAAATCCAGTCCCTGCTCGACGCCCTGCGTGCCCCGGCAACGCCATGA
- a CDS encoding TRAP transporter small permease — protein sequence MTARSVMSHRLHRIGCAIENGCIIALLSVLLALSAAPIALRNVGLTGAIWLDELLRILVLLMTMAGAVAASRDDNHITIDALARILPLRARLAVRVITDLFTVVVCAVAAWHGARFTLMEAEFGTLALGGAPAWIFQTAIPLGFGCIAWRYATFFAQHLRALISGLVRHGAPE from the coding sequence ATGACTGCCCGAAGCGTGATGAGCCACCGTCTGCACCGAATCGGCTGCGCAATTGAAAACGGATGCATCATCGCACTGCTTTCGGTACTTCTCGCGCTCAGCGCTGCGCCGATCGCCCTACGCAACGTCGGTCTGACGGGTGCCATCTGGCTGGATGAACTGCTGCGAATCCTCGTTCTACTCATGACCATGGCCGGAGCCGTAGCCGCCAGCCGTGACGACAACCACATCACCATCGACGCGCTGGCCCGGATTCTGCCGCTTCGCGCCCGATTGGCGGTGCGCGTCATCACGGACCTCTTCACCGTCGTCGTCTGCGCCGTGGCCGCATGGCACGGCGCACGCTTCACGCTCATGGAAGCCGAATTCGGCACCCTCGCCCTCGGCGGCGCGCCCGCGTGGATATTCCAGACGGCCATTCCGCTCGGCTTCGGATGTATCGCGTGGCGCTATGCAACGTTCTTCGCCCAGCACCTGCGCGCGCTCATTTCCGGCCTTGTACGGCATGGAGCGCCCGAATGA